The Cellvibrio polysaccharolyticus genomic interval CTTCAAATATCGGGCGAAGCGAATCCGCTTTCTTCCAGGCCATTTCATGAAAGAAATAAGCAACCGTGTTAATGGCAGGTTCAACCAGCGCAATGGCACCGCCCACTACCACACTACCGGTCAGGGCGTAGCCCACACAAAAAGCCACGGTGAGATGGACAAGCGCAAAAGAAGCAGTTTTAGCCATGGTATTAACCCCGAAAACGTCTGGAAATCAGAACATGGCTCTTATACTAGGCTCGCCTGTAGCATAACCAAAGAAAATTGACTGAATGGATTTGATAGCCAATAACTATGCAAGCATTTGCAGCGACTACCACTGCGACCAGGGATGCCTTACCAGGCTCGCATTGTAATAACGCGCATCGCTGGTAACTTCTTCACCGACCCAGTCCGGTCGAGGGAAATCCGCATCTTCTGAAGGCAGCTCAATCTCGGCAACTACCAGCCCGGCATTCGCCCCGAGAAACTCATCCACCTCCCACACAAAATTCGCTGCCGGAATCTTGCGGCGATACTTCTCAATCAACGGCTGCTCACACATCGCCAGCAACGCTTTGCCATCAGCCAGCGGAATCGGATACTCAAACTCCTGTCGACTAAAACCCTGCGTCTCGCCCTTGATCGTCAAAAATGCCTCATCCCCGGCCACCCGCACACGCACCGTCCGCGACTTTTCCGTACTCAAATAACCCTGCGCAAAATACACCGCTGGCGCTTCGCGCCAGGTGTCGCCTGCCACCAAAAATTTTCGCTCTATCTCTACCACCACAAAATCCTCCAAAATAGTTAGCCCTTACTTGGCACAAAAAAATAAACCTTTATTAAAAAGAATAAAATTTAAGCAACTTTAAATGCACGATCTATGGCATTTTTTTCAACAATGGCTTTAAATACTTCAAAAAGATAAACAAGGGACGTCACGGTTTGACACACCACCGAAACCGGGAAACCCAATAAATACCGGATCTTAAACCTACTTTTATAAAACATTAAACATATAAGGCTGGCAGACAGCCGTAAGGAATATCCTATGGCAAGGAGACCTGATGGGCTAAAAACCCTAATCAAGGTGGTTAAAACCATTAATAAAGCGCAAAAACAAGCGGAGCAGGCCCGGCAGCGCAGTATTAGAGAAAAAGACAAAGCAGAGCAAGCTCAGCAGCGTGCCCAACAACGGGTTCAACAGCAGAAGACGCGCGAAGTAAGCCAGCGCATCAAACAAGCAGAAAAAGCATTCTACCTAAGCGAAAGAGAAAAATCTCAAGCTCAAAAAAACCAAATCAAGGAGAACAACAAGGCAATTAAAGATGAACTAGAAATGGCAAAGCGATCCTATGAAGAGAGAATTGAAGAAAGACGTTTGGCCAAAAACAATATAATGGATAAATTTTTGAGATAACAAAATGGATATAATTTTAGCTCTCGCATTTAGTATTGGCTGTATTGTAACCACCCACTTTCTAACACGGAACAGTCTTAATAAAAGAATAGGGGAATTTAAAAACATAAAAGAGGCAGTAGACTCAATATCTTTAAGAAAAGCAGAATCTGACATAGCACTTAACGAAACTCTAAAAAAAATCGAAGAGTCCAGCACTCAACTTGGAAAACTGGACTTGGAGACAAAAGAGCTACAAGACCTGAAAAAAACATCTCACCAACTAAGAGATGATTTTTTCCGCAACGAAGCCTCACTGATTGATATAAATAATTTAATCGAAAAGCAAAATAGCCAAGCACAGGAATCCAAAAACTCATTGCAAGCGCTAATGGGAAAAATAGATCTTTATAGCCGGCTAGATAATTTTGTAGAACATGGGCACTTTGAAACGCCTGAATATCTATTTGAAACAAGTGAGCGCTTTTCAGCAAGAATCAAAGTAATCAGAGAAAACCAAAAAATTTTGATCCAGAGTGGGCTAGCCATCACCGGCCCCAATATTCCCCGCATTACTGGAGACAAGGTCTTTGACAAGAGAATCATTGACGGGCAAATGAAGCTGACTCTTCGCACATTCAATATTGAGTGCGACTTATTAATAGCTAAAGTAGCACCATCGAACTTTCAAAGAACTCTGGACAGAATTGAAAAGCTGGCAAATGATTTGGAGAAATTGACGGCATCTCTGCGCTGCGGCATCAGCAACGAATATGTAACATTAAAGTATGAAGAGTGCGGCGTTCAATATCAGTACACACTTAAGAAAAAAGATGAACAGGAAGAGCAAAAACTCATCAGAGAACAAATGAGGGAGGAGGCAAGGATTGAAAAAGAATATCGCGAGGCATTAATCGCAGCGGAAAGAGAAGAAAAGCTCTATCGAGATTTGCTTGAAAAAGCCCGGACTGAGCTCAACACATCATCACATGAAGAAAGAGCCGCAGCAGAAGCAAGAA includes:
- a CDS encoding DUF2061 domain-containing protein, which encodes MAKTASFALVHLTVAFCVGYALTGSVVVGGAIALVEPAINTVAYFFHEMAWKKADSLRPIFEDVFSQTMLVK
- a CDS encoding CYTH domain-containing protein; protein product: MEDFVVVEIERKFLVAGDTWREAPAVYFAQGYLSTEKSRTVRVRVAGDEAFLTIKGETQGFSRQEFEYPIPLADGKALLAMCEQPLIEKYRRKIPAANFVWEVDEFLGANAGLVVAEIELPSEDADFPRPDWVGEEVTSDARYYNASLVRHPWSQW
- a CDS encoding DUF4041 domain-containing protein, with product MDIILALAFSIGCIVTTHFLTRNSLNKRIGEFKNIKEAVDSISLRKAESDIALNETLKKIEESSTQLGKLDLETKELQDLKKTSHQLRDDFFRNEASLIDINNLIEKQNSQAQESKNSLQALMGKIDLYSRLDNFVEHGHFETPEYLFETSERFSARIKVIRENQKILIQSGLAITGPNIPRITGDKVFDKRIIDGQMKLTLRTFNIECDLLIAKVAPSNFQRTLDRIEKLANDLEKLTASLRCGISNEYVTLKYEECGVQYQYTLKKKDEQEEQKLIREQMREEARIEKEYREALIAAEREEKLYRDLLEKARTELNTSSHEERAAAEARIAELERQLAEAEAKEQRAKSLAEQTRRGHVYVISNVGSFGENVYKIGMTRRLDPMDRVRELGDASVPFSFDVHAIIFTDDAPTMEAALHRKFNHHRVNAVNLRKEFFRVELEKIRDAVAEIDGENLDFKTTIVAEEYFESKRLRETKSLQPEKREAFDTV